Below is a window of Populus trichocarpa isolate Nisqually-1 chromosome 3, P.trichocarpa_v4.1, whole genome shotgun sequence DNA.
CTAATGTTATTTGGGATAGAAATCCTACTGGTATGTGCTCCGCTCGGAGTGGTTTTGATTTCCACATGGGTACGGAGAGTTGGAATTGGGTTTGGAAACTTAAGGCTGCACAGAAACGTATAGTTTTTATTCGATTAGCTGCCTGGAATCGGCTTCTAACGAACAAAGTTAGGTATGAACGTGTAATGATTGTTTTCCCTCTACGTTTGGCATGTAGTGAGAAGCCGGGATCTGTGCCGCATCTTTTACGGGACTGTGAAAAAGCCTACTGTCTTGTGGAGTAATTTTTTCATGAACGATTGTGTAGTTGGCTGCAGGTTAATTGTACCAGGAGTGGTCTGAACAGTTGGTGTTCGTGTGTACATGCTGGTGATCTTGGAAATGACGGAATGCAGAGGTGATTAATGGAGAGATAATCGCACAAATTCAACGAGTTTATCATCTTTTGGATGATTATAAATTAGCTTTCGGCGATTATAGTTTGGCTAATTCTGGtactccttatcggtttgttaAGTGGTTACCGCCTGCACTAGGTTACTGGAAGCTTAATGTTGATGGTGATTCTTTGGGAAATCCCGAAGGAGCAGATTGTGGTGGTGTGATCCGGGGCTCTCTTGGTAACTGGAAGGCTGAGTTTTCTGTATATTTTGGCCACACAGCAAATCCGGCGGCTGAGTTATGGGGTATATGGCAGGGAATTCGTTTGGCTATTGATAAGGATTGAATCTGATTCAATGGAAGCTTTGAGAGTGGCTAGTGTGAACCCTTCTAGGTGCCATCCTCGTCAGGGTCTCGTTCATAATACTAGGTTGCTTTTAACAGACAGAAATGACTTCCAAGCTCAACCATTCGTTACGCGAAGGGAACCACTGTTCTGATTTTCTTGCAAGAGTGGGGTCTAGGCAGGAGTTGCAGCCGCATATGTGGGAGGTTCCTAACCTGGAGTACGAAATATTATACTAGCAGATGAGGGGTGTTCGTTTTTGGTCGGAGCAAgtttctgtttttcttcatcatttttacCAGTAATTTAGTTACTAGCTTTAAAACCCGCTATTCTATATCCCGAgtagaatttcaaattaaattttaatgtaataaaaaataaaataaaagaatatattaatattacatctacattttattatattattttttaattaaaaaacgtaaagatattgtttatttttaataaagtaaatttaaaaaataaatgaagtcaTTAATTGTGAAAGAGttattattctaattaaatacTAAACTATTAAgccaatattttaattaaatactaaactTGATGAAAAGTTAGGTTTTCAACTTTTCAAGCTTGGCTATTTTAGTTGTTGGAATTATGACATCAAATTCccttattttttgataatattttctcttgttttctaagcttgaaaattaaaaaataaacaaaataattttttgaactaaaataaaattattataaatttgataGGCGCCATGAATTTTCTCTATGTTTACATTCCATtcctttgtcttttattttgttctttatacCATAAATTTAAACTTAGTCTCATCTAATTATGCCATAAAaggatttgataaaaataaaggaacagaaatagaaaagaatgacaaaaattagagatataaaaaaaaggagctacattattgtttatatgaacaatCAAATAGTCAGGAAAAACTCTCTTTTTAGTGTATTGTATGATAATTGCTAGTTAaatattggaaaaatatatttatcaaactttttttttcattagatcacgttaaaaaaaaacaattcacagTGACGAAACTtattaaatgaattatattatgtatggtgattttaaaaataatcacagtaAATTCAATCCCCAAGCACGAAAGTAAAGATTGACTGACAGCTTTATCTAATAGGAACATGTAGTTTGTTTTCacaaccatataaaaaattaatttcgcttactaattataaaataaaatattttgagcattaaagttaaaaaaaaaggaaaaatattaaatacatctAGAATCACGTTTGcatggaataaaaaaagaagggatcACGTTTGTATATCTTTcagagtaaaaaaatatttttattttcattaatttctatCTTATAAAACTTGCACAcaatcaaatttcaaatcaaccagagaaagaaaattaaatgaaatttgcTATATATGATACGCCACTGTAATAATTCTCGTGTAACTGTAAAGTAACTATTGGAAAAATCAAACCTAATTAAATACCAGTGTAATTTTATTAACTAGTTTATGTTATTAAgtttgaaaaagaataaaaacaatttataaaatttgataggaTATATGAACCTAATAAATTGGCACCTCAATCAATTTTAACTAAatagagatttaaaaaaaaaaccaaaagtagGGATGTGGCTAAATTACTGTAGCTACATGAGcaaattactatttattataataatatatatttttcaattttattattctgtaacttaaattttgtttttttagttttatccttcaatattatattgtGTTCAGAGATTatacttcatggttttttttaattgtatttatgtTGGATTATATATCggtctcatgggtttttttttatttcaatcttcaatATTAGATCTATTGAGAGTGGtgcttcataattatttttaatttgctttctatgaatttatcttaATCACATGACTCAGATCGCAAGTTTATCATGTTAAACAGGTTGATTCGGGTAGTTTGTTTCAAatcttgatcatttttttaaatgatttttttatttgatattttaatattgtgttgattgaaaaataggctttgcattttttttttaatttgctttctattgggaTAACCTAATCTCgtgacccgagttgactcaatttattttaatttttttttaatatcttggtTTACAATTTCACTATCAAACAacttaatcttcttcttttttttattttttttatccagtttcatctttcaataccAGGTTGTTCGGGAATCGAGTTTCATAGTTTATTCTAGTTTGCTTTATGTGGTGTTATCCCAATCTCTttgatttatggttttttttttttcgatttcaatCCTTAACATTAGATCTATTGAGAAATggagctttgtaatttttttatttactttttatgaatttatactgATCTCATGAATTAGATCGTGATTTTAACAGGTTACCCCgtgttgttttgggtttttttttcatgtccttatttttcattgattattttattttattttcaataaaactctgcaattatttttattcgctTTTTATGAGTTCATCTTAATTTCATAATCTGGTTGTAGGTTTGTCATGTtgaattaaatagtttttttatttaatatttttttttcattttagttatttaatattgagttgactATGAATtgacttttataatttattttaattttatttctgtataattattatattttcatgattCAGATTACAAATTCAACATGTTAACTCgatttgatttaatatgttatcatcttgatatatagtttttaaagaatttagaGATGTCAtccaataaatattatatttttagtttataattaaattttttattataaaacatgttaataatatctagttatttttttatactataattattttttgataaaccCACGATATAACTTGTGCCAATTATGTTGTAGTAGCCAGTAAAACtcgatgtatatatatatatatatttttttagtttaatgtgggtatcCAGGCTAGCTtgtgtgtacctcgactaatctcacggtctttgaagttaacgatcatataagtttCTAGTGGttatcatatgagtaaccacatgactcaaatctaaaattataaagaaaaataaaactcttgATTCCAAGTTTTTATCACTTAAATTATAATTGCACGGTAATTATCGAGGGGGAGGGGAAGTTACACGAGGATCCAATTTCATATAAAAGAAAGGAATCACCCgataaaataatccaaaaggTCATCTTGACCAAAACATAAGCTGCATGCAACGTTTGAATCACACGCGCAAACCAAGCGAATAGACTTTCGCTTTACCCAAAACACTCCCATTAAATCCTGCCCTCATTTTCCAAATCGTATAAAATTCCCCGGATTTATATACCCACCAGTGAAATGCCAGCAAACACCCTCACCCTCGCTCAACTCCCTCCCCCCCTCACTCCCTCCACTCCGAGTAAACTAGAACTTGACCAGCCTCTCCCTCTCACTCCCTGCTATTGCTAACCCCAAACACCCCAAAACCTTCTTAACACTTCCCTCTCACTGATGGGTAAAGCTTCCAAATGGTTCCGTGCCGTTCTCGGCCTCAAAAAACCCGACCCACCACCAGACCGCCCCGTTACAACTCGttctaaagaaaaaaggagATGGAGTTTTGTCAAGTCCCACCGTGAAAAAGACCAACACCATcaccaacagcaacaacaagagACGGAAGCCGTTAAAGCAGGCGTTTTGTACGGGCAGGAGTTTGAGGAGGACCCAAACAAGCATGCGATCGCTGTggctgctgctactgctgcaGTTGCGGAGGCTGCAGTTGCTGCCGCGCAGGCAGCTGCAGAGGTGGTGCGGTTAACAAGCAGTGGGAGGTGTGTTGATAACAGTGTTGCGTACGTTAGCGGGAGTCCTGGCTTACGTGAAGACTTCGCTGCTGTTAAGATCGAAGCTGCTTTTCGTGGCTACCTGGTAATATAATTCGTCTCACGTTTTTTTCTTAACGTTTATTCCTTTATTCTATCCtgtttaagaattttatttatctttagtTAGTCATGTTTTTTCGCCAATTTTGTTGGGATTAGCGCTATTTAGTCATGAACATTTTATCTTGAAAAGATGGGATGCATGTTACAGCTGCCTGCTCTACAAAGTTACTAAAACAATGTCGTTTTCACTcttacaatgttattttttcttcctgCATTGCACTGTCACCTGAGTTGTTCTGCTCTGTCGTTATGCTTAAAGAATTCAGTGTCCGAATAAAATTGCATTTGGGAGgttcttttttccatttacaAGTCCTTCAATTGAACTATAAATGGAGCCAGTTTTTATATTTGTACTTGTGTGGTCACCAGACTACCATGTACAGGGCCGTGAATCCGTGTGGAACTAAAATTTTCACTTCTATCTTGGTTGGGATGTTCAACGTTGAAAGCAAATAATGTGGTTCTATTTTTGGTTTGGATCTTGGAGGAATAATTTCAAGCGGTACCATGTCATGGTGTTCTTTTATGTAATTTCAAAGACATTGTACCCAAGTCTTTAACTAGTTATCCCTGtgaagcttcatgatttttttatttattattattatcggtGTGCTTGTTTAGTTTATTGGTATGTTTGTAGCTTAAATGCTTTTGATTTCATGTGGAAATTGCTGTACAGGTGCTTTCTTTTGGACCACTAGCGTCTGTGATAATAACTTTATCAACGAGATGCTCTATTTAAAAAGATGGGTTTGTCTAATTCCAGTGTTACATTCCAAACTGTAGGGCCCAGCTCCCATTGTCAACAGTTGTTGGATGGATTTTGGCCCGTAATGCCAATAGGATTAGACATAGAATGGTAGTAAAATTAAGGATATttggtaggtttttttttggttgacaaGGAATACGGAAATTGTTGACAGTACACTTTTTGAGGTTTCTCGTTTCCAAGTATGGTTCAACTCTAAATGCTTTTAGTTGCTGGGTCTTAGGTAAGGGTGGGTACTGAAGTAGCGAAAAAGTGTAAATGTTTCCTTCAAGTCCAAAGATGAAAGTCGGGTTAGTTGTTCTATTATGGTATTGCTacgagtatgtttgtttttgtgttcaaGGCGGcgtctttgaaatttttttatttttttttcttcaaattaattttttttatgattttatatcgttttgatatgctgatgtcaaagataaattttaaaaataaaaaaaatattattttgttgtatttcCAAGcacaaaacactttaaaaaacaactaccaCCATAATCACAAACACTACCTAAGTCAAGGCTTGTGGAATACTTTATTGTTGTAGTTTGTGGCTCTATTAATACTCATGGACGGTTAGGATTCCTTGGGCGGCTATGTTTTCTTGGGCATTTTAGGGTCTGCTGTAAATATACACCATATAATTCTATTTTGACATAGTGAAACATAAAAGCTCCCTGCTCCTGTGGATATAGGCACATTGCCAAACCACGAAAAATCTTGAGCTCTTTCTAGTTTCTCTCCTATTCAATATTCATCAAAGACTTTTCACAACATTTATCTTTTCCCTCACGGGAGGGCGGATAGTGAGATGTCATTGTCTTCTATAATGTATGTAGTGTCAGATGGGATTTTCAATTGGGACTTTCTCTAAGGCTTCTGTCCTGTTtccttttaaaatcttaattggTGTGAGTCGTTCTGTTTAGCGCCATGATTTCAAGCTGTTCTGTCAAACTGATGATCCTATAGTGAATGTAACAGTGTGAAACTATGACCAGCTCgagatgcctttttttttttattattattattacatgtaACAAATGCGTACTTAATTAAAGGATTGGACATTTCTGCTCGAGCATTAAATGCAATGCGATGATTGTTAGGCTTTGAAGTATTGGTGTGTGTTTGATAAAGCAGCTGAAGGTGATTTTTCCCTAAAAAAGCACGaatttgaagggtttttttaggtgtttttggatgatttttatatccttatattaaaatcatttaaaaatacttaaaaaacattaacttcatgttttttcatacaaggaatgctttaaaaaaacccaaacagcAATGTTAAACTGGCTTAACTTGGTGACTTTTTACTGGATTAATCTAGGCAAGGAGAGCGTTAAGAGCATTAAAAGCGTTGGTGAGGCTTCAGGCACTGGTAAGAGGTCACCTTGAGAGGAAGCGAACAGCAGAGTGGCTTCATCGAATGCAAGCATTGCTGAGAGCGCAGGCTCGAGCACGTGCAGGACGTGCCCAAATTTCTGAATCCTCCCACTCAAGCAGCAAGTCTTCTCGCTATCACCTCCCTGTAAGCGGAACTCAATTTTCCCTCCCATATTTGAATTCCTTATGCTGGAATTTTTTGAGAAGTGAATTGCTTTGCTCATGGAGTCAAGGCTACTTTTCTTTAGAGCTGCATACTAGCTTTCTTTTTGGCTTTAGACACCTTTAATTAAGGTGCAtatattatttatggttttgaatGATGTAAGCTTGGTGGGTTTGGTGAGGGTggttataaaaaatcaatgagccatattatacaataaaatcCAACCTTCAAAAATGGCTGTGGTGCTCATGAAATTGGCTTATCGAAATTTTTTTAGAAGCAGATAACTGTATGCTTAGACTGTATTTCTATGTGCTTGTACCAACTTTCCCTAGGTTATGTGTTGCTGATCATATTTAAACTACCTCCAGGGTCTGCCAACCCATGAAAAATCCGAGCATGCCATTCGTGCTACGAGTGGAAAATATGAACAATCATCAATGCTTAAGGTATATTTATCCTGTTCTCCTTGGATGATTATTCAACTGTTAAAATCCTGACCTTGCACTTGTGGACCTGTTTTCGACATTTACAGAGAACTGGGTCAAAAACTAAAGGCAGAGAAATTGCCGATCAAGATGTTGCACACTTATCCTTCAATTGGTCAGAACATGGAATGGATAGTAGAACATGGGATCATCAAGCCCCTTCGCCAGGAACTGGCCCCATTGATGATGACAAGATCCTTGAGATTGATTCTGGAAAACCACATATTACTCCTAAACGCAGAAATCTCTTTCACCCTTCTCACCTTTCCTTGTCTGCGGATCAGTATAGCCATAGTTTCACAACATCAAAAGGCTCCACAGTCCGTCAAGCAGTTCCAAGCCCCTCATCTGGCGAAGTTCAATCTTTCAGTCCATTGAAATTCTCTCATGAGGTTGAGGAAGCATTTTGCACCGCTGATAATAGCCCGCAATTCTGCTCTGCATCATCAAGGGGTGGCAGTGGTAAGAGAAGTCCCTTCACTCCCAGTAGGAGTGGTGGCTCTAGAAGCTTCATGAGTGGATACTCTGACTACCCAAATTATATGTGTAACACTGAATCTTCAAGGGCTAAGGTGAGATCTCTAAGCGCTCCAAAACAAAGACCCCAGTATGAGAGATCCAGCTCAACCAAGAGATACTCGGTTCTCGGCTTTGGTGAACAAAGATCGAGTAGTGCACAGAGTGCTTCTGCCTTGCGTGCAAGTTTTACAAGTAAAGCTTACCCTGGATCTGGTCGTTTGGACAGGCTGGGAATGCCTGTTGGGCAGAAATACTAAAACGAAGTTTCAATGGTTTTAGTGTCTGGAGTAGCTTCTAATCTGGGTAACAAATGAGCGTGACTTAGTTTATACTTGATTTGTCTTAGATTAATGTATGTTAACTGTCAAGTTGTTTATGTTGGTGGCTAATTAGTATGATCACTAGACGCTAAGAATCCAATGGAAATCATCCGTGTAGTGTTTTTGAACTCGTTTTCTGTATCAAGGGTAAAATCAAGCTTAACCAGAAGTGTCAATTCCTGAATCCAAATGTATCAGGCTTCTCTTCTAAATCTTTTCTGCCATTTGCCATCTTTTCTGTAAAGAAAGTAGTGATAGATTTGAACTGAAACCAGTTATTGTCCTAAAACCAATTCAGCAGAGCGATCTGGTGAATTAATCTGGTGAATTAAACAGTCAATACTGTCAAAGTTTTAAAGGTAGCTCATGCCCTACAAGGGATTTAGGAGATCGCGTTTGAAGAACATGTTTGAGGACATGGGAAAGATAATGTTGGTGGTTGTGATGGTCACAAGTCAGCTAGACATGGCTACGGTCCTATGACTCCGTGTGGTCAATTTATGCATCTTTATCAGTACATCTTACATTCAAATGGAAACATTGAATTGCCCCATGCCATGCAATGCATTAGGGCAGGTCCCCAATCTGATTAGTACATCTTATACCCAAGTAGAAATTTCGAGTAGCTCAATGCAATGTCCAGCTCTTCCCTTGTTCAACCGCAAGCTCTTGAGTGGCCCAACTATTTCCACAGCTCTGTTGACTGTTGTGTGGTGGTCATGAACTAGCTACTGTCAAAGAGAATCATTCAGCTCTGCTGCAATATATACAGTTGGAAACGCGGTGTAAATTGCattctcaaaaaattttaatttgttttttattaaaatttaatatagtttatatgttttttatcgttttaatgtgctgatgtcaaaaataattttttaaaaataaaaaaacatcatttgcatgcatttcaatacaaaaagttatttgaaaagcaaccgctactaCACTGTTAAATATACGTTTC
It encodes the following:
- the LOC7465842 gene encoding protein IQ-DOMAIN 22 isoform X2 — its product is MGKASKWFRAVLGLKKPDPPPDRPVTTRSKEKRRWSFVKSHREKDQHHHQQQQQETEAVKAGVLYGQEFEEDPNKHAIAVAAATAAVAEAAVAAAQAAAEVVRLTSSGRCVDNSVAYVSGSPGLREDFAAVKIEAAFRGYLARRALRALKALVRLQALVRGHLERKRTAEWLHRMQALLRAQARARAGRAQISESSHSSSKSSRYHLPRTGSKTKGREIADQDVAHLSFNWSEHGMDSRTWDHQAPSPGTGPIDDDKILEIDSGKPHITPKRRNLFHPSHLSLSADQYSHSFTTSKGSTVRQAVPSPSSGEVQSFSPLKFSHEVEEAFCTADNSPQFCSASSRGGSGKRSPFTPSRSGGSRSFMSGYSDYPNYMCNTESSRAKVRSLSAPKQRPQYERSSSTKRYSVLGFGEQRSSSAQSASALRASFTSKAYPGSGRLDRLGMPVGQKY
- the LOC7465842 gene encoding protein IQ-DOMAIN 22 isoform X1: MGKASKWFRAVLGLKKPDPPPDRPVTTRSKEKRRWSFVKSHREKDQHHHQQQQQETEAVKAGVLYGQEFEEDPNKHAIAVAAATAAVAEAAVAAAQAAAEVVRLTSSGRCVDNSVAYVSGSPGLREDFAAVKIEAAFRGYLARRALRALKALVRLQALVRGHLERKRTAEWLHRMQALLRAQARARAGRAQISESSHSSSKSSRYHLPGLPTHEKSEHAIRATSGKYEQSSMLKRTGSKTKGREIADQDVAHLSFNWSEHGMDSRTWDHQAPSPGTGPIDDDKILEIDSGKPHITPKRRNLFHPSHLSLSADQYSHSFTTSKGSTVRQAVPSPSSGEVQSFSPLKFSHEVEEAFCTADNSPQFCSASSRGGSGKRSPFTPSRSGGSRSFMSGYSDYPNYMCNTESSRAKVRSLSAPKQRPQYERSSSTKRYSVLGFGEQRSSSAQSASALRASFTSKAYPGSGRLDRLGMPVGQKY